A DNA window from Ostrea edulis chromosome 5, xbOstEdul1.1, whole genome shotgun sequence contains the following coding sequences:
- the LOC125649326 gene encoding uncharacterized protein LOC125649326, translating into MNCLQLLLLLVCTINEAYGRLQGYMPMVRLELDVFSGRTNPWVDVPLPFMMNMMNENPPRPMKKTVKELGYRGFILNNGQNTMTIPGGSSRQLEGRLMRFFNIPMNVRKHCNQQIFGKNSNNPIYTESVRSCQNPQSSTVFEASKWNANSAVQSGNNCYNYANDIITNTFAQPGKASGYNYPSISGANMQRGSELDGLAFVASPSQNCLPAPNRNLIALVIWPEVDYHFYRLDSDGYFSHKPGQTAARNVDNSGAMIRDPRVADRGPYTEFHCFMETSNNSVRIM; encoded by the exons ATGAACTGTCTCCAGCTTTTACTTCTTTTGGTTTGCACCATTAATGAGGCCTATGGACGGTTACAG GGCTATATGCCTATGGTCAGGTTGGAGTTAGATGTTTTCTCTGGCAGAACTAACCCTTGGGTTGATGTACCTCTTCCATTTATGATGAATATGATGAATGAGAATCCACCAAGGCCCATGAAAAAAACTGTCAAAG AGCTTGGATATCGGGGATTTATTCTGAACAATGGACAAAATACCATGACGATTCCCGGTGGTTCCAGCCGACAACTTGAGGGACGACTGAtgaggtttttcaatatccctATGAATGTTAGAAAACACTGCAATCAACAG atcTTTGGCAAAAACTCCAACAACCCTATATACACG gaATCTGTCAGAAGTTGTCAGAATCCACAATCATCAACAGTATTTGAGGCCTCTAAATGGAATGCAAATTCAGCTGTACAGAGTGGAAACAACTGTTATAACTACGCCAACGACATCATAACAAACACATTTGCGCAACCAGGAAAAGCGAGTGGGTACAATTATCCAAGCATCTCTGGTGCAAATATGCAGCGTGGTTCTGAACTAGACGGACTGGCGTTCGTCGCGTCTCCATCACAAAACTGTTTACCAGCTCCAAATCGTAACTTAATAGCTCTTGTAATATGGCCAGAAGTCGATTACCATTTCTACCGTTTGGACAGCGATGGATATTTTTCACATAAACCTGGTCAAACAGCCGCCCGAAATGTTGATAATTCTGGTGCGATGATCAGAGATCCCCGGGTGGCTGATCGAGGGCCGTACACAGAATTCCACTGTTTCATGGAGACCAGTAATAACAGTGTCCGTATCATGTGA